The Pantoea nemavictus genome includes a region encoding these proteins:
- the sapF gene encoding putrescine export ABC transporter ATP-binding protein SapF, which produces METLLEVRNLSKTYRYRTGLFRRQHVEAVKGVSFTLREKQTLAVIGENGSGKSTLAKMLSGMVEPTAGDMLIDDHPLEYGDYGYRSQRIRMIFQDPSTSLNPRQRISQILDFPLRLNTELDDEAREKRIIATLRQVGLLRDHAGYYPHMLAPGQKQRLALARALILQPKVIVADEALASLDMTMRSQLVNLMLELQEKHGIAYIYVTQHLGMMKHISDQVLVMHQGEVVERGGTADVLASPLHDLTKRLITSHFGEALTAEAWRRER; this is translated from the coding sequence ATGGAAACCTTGCTGGAAGTGCGCAATCTGAGCAAAACCTATCGCTATCGCACCGGTTTATTCCGTCGTCAGCACGTCGAAGCGGTGAAAGGCGTGAGTTTTACCCTACGCGAGAAGCAGACGCTGGCGGTGATTGGTGAAAATGGCTCCGGAAAATCGACGCTGGCGAAAATGCTGAGCGGCATGGTGGAACCCACCGCAGGGGACATGCTGATTGACGATCATCCTTTGGAGTACGGTGACTACGGTTACCGCAGCCAGCGCATCCGCATGATTTTTCAGGATCCCTCAACGTCGCTCAACCCGCGCCAGCGCATCAGTCAGATTCTTGATTTCCCGCTGCGCCTGAATACCGAACTGGATGATGAAGCGCGAGAAAAACGCATCATCGCCACGCTGCGTCAGGTGGGCTTGCTGCGCGATCACGCCGGTTACTATCCGCATATGCTGGCGCCCGGACAGAAGCAGCGTCTGGCGCTGGCGCGAGCACTGATTTTACAGCCGAAAGTGATCGTTGCCGATGAGGCGCTCGCCTCGCTGGATATGACCATGCGTTCACAGCTGGTGAACCTGATGCTGGAACTGCAGGAGAAGCATGGCATCGCCTATATTTATGTGACGCAGCATCTCGGCATGATGAAGCACATCAGCGATCAGGTGCTGGTGATGCATCAGGGCGAAGTGGTTGAACGCGGCGGTACCGCCGATGTACTGGCCTCGCCGCTGCACGATTTGACCAAACGTCTGATCACCAGCCATTTTGGCGAAGCTTTAACCGCAGAAGCCTGGCGACGCGAACGCTGA
- a CDS encoding CMD domain-containing protein, whose product MEQRRSPGHDHWFYESQTRPNTTATAPLVPEAAYIEDRFLLGLQQEATALQPLLTRFQPALLAARDLSQILFPDTLSTSLTHTLTLYDRLSTALTVAQVAGVQRLCNHYSARLNPLPGPDSSRESNNRLTQITQYARQLAMQPELITRNSISALDAVGLTEPDIVTLNQLVGYVSYQSRVVASLQAMMGLPVRWIPGVSPPPDANADLFAHSADWQPALKPVELRYASAEQLAAVTFCQGIEGLDEATWLLVQDAQALYGFATLKQRLSEHFAQDEALAQAVSARVLGCRRQFDLLAGEWRTALVQDIERAANTSPVITLSAQLTRLPDRFSAAHLQPLLNAGWGTERIFTLLQAVAFASWQDRVLMALGETR is encoded by the coding sequence ATGGAACAACGCCGTTCTCCCGGCCATGACCACTGGTTTTATGAAAGCCAGACTCGCCCGAATACTACCGCTACCGCACCGCTGGTGCCCGAAGCCGCCTATATCGAAGACCGTTTTCTGCTCGGTTTGCAACAGGAAGCCACGGCGTTACAACCGCTGCTGACACGTTTTCAGCCTGCACTGTTGGCTGCGCGCGATCTGAGTCAGATCCTGTTTCCCGATACGCTGTCGACCAGTTTGACGCACACGTTAACCCTGTACGATCGCCTCAGCACCGCGTTAACGGTGGCGCAGGTCGCTGGTGTGCAGCGCTTGTGCAATCACTACTCTGCCCGGCTAAATCCGTTGCCCGGCCCGGACTCTTCACGTGAAAGCAATAATCGCCTGACGCAAATTACTCAATATGCGCGCCAGCTAGCGATGCAGCCGGAGCTGATTACCCGCAACAGCATTAGCGCGTTGGATGCGGTGGGATTAACCGAGCCCGATATCGTTACGCTCAACCAACTGGTGGGCTATGTCAGTTATCAGTCGCGCGTAGTGGCGTCGCTGCAGGCGATGATGGGCTTGCCGGTGCGCTGGATTCCGGGTGTTTCTCCGCCGCCAGATGCCAACGCCGACCTGTTTGCCCACTCCGCCGACTGGCAACCAGCGTTAAAACCGGTTGAATTGCGCTATGCCAGCGCCGAACAGCTGGCAGCCGTGACGTTCTGTCAGGGCATTGAGGGTTTGGATGAAGCAACGTGGCTGCTGGTGCAGGATGCGCAAGCGTTGTACGGCTTCGCCACTTTGAAGCAGCGGCTTAGCGAACATTTTGCGCAGGATGAAGCGCTGGCGCAGGCAGTTAGCGCGCGCGTGCTGGGGTGTCGACGCCAGTTTGATCTGCTGGCAGGTGAATGGCGCACGGCGCTAGTGCAGGATATCGAGCGCGCCGCTAACACCTCGCCGGTGATTACCCTCAGCGCCCAGTTAACTCGCCTGCCCGACCGCTTTAGCGCTGCGCACCTGCAGCCGCTGTTAAATGCTGGCTGGGGCACCGAACGCATCTTCACGCTGTTACAAGCGGTAGCCTTTGCCAGCTGGCAGGATCGCGTGCTGATGGCGCTCGGCGAAACCCGTTAA
- the fabI gene encoding enoyl-ACP reductase FabI: MGFLSGKRILITGVASKLSIAYGIAQAMHKQGAELAFTYQNDKLKSRVEEFAKDLGSDIVLPCDVAEDESITALFTELAKTWPKFDGFVHSIGFAPGDQLDGDYVNAVTREGFKIAHDISAYSFVAMAKECRAMLNPNSALLTLSYLGAERAIPNYNVMGLAKASLEANVRYMANAMGPEGTRVNAVSAGPIRTLAASGIKDFRKMLAHCEAVTPIRRTVTIEDVGNSAAFLCSDLAGGITGEVVHVDGGFSIAAMNELELK, encoded by the coding sequence ATGGGTTTTCTTTCCGGTAAGCGCATTCTGATTACTGGCGTTGCCAGTAAACTCTCAATCGCCTACGGTATTGCGCAGGCGATGCACAAACAGGGCGCAGAACTGGCTTTCACCTACCAGAACGACAAACTGAAAAGTCGTGTGGAAGAGTTTGCTAAAGATCTGGGTTCAGACATTGTTCTGCCTTGCGATGTAGCCGAAGACGAGAGCATCACTGCGCTGTTCACCGAACTGGCAAAAACCTGGCCGAAATTTGACGGTTTCGTTCACTCCATCGGTTTCGCGCCTGGCGATCAGCTGGATGGTGACTATGTGAACGCAGTGACCCGTGAAGGCTTCAAAATCGCTCACGACATCAGCGCCTACAGCTTTGTCGCGATGGCTAAAGAGTGCCGTGCGATGCTGAACCCTAACTCTGCCCTGCTGACCCTGTCCTACCTGGGTGCAGAGCGCGCGATCCCTAACTACAACGTTATGGGTCTGGCGAAAGCGTCTCTGGAAGCCAACGTTCGTTACATGGCGAACGCGATGGGTCCAGAAGGCACGCGCGTTAACGCCGTGTCGGCCGGTCCAATCCGTACCCTGGCGGCGTCAGGCATCAAAGACTTCCGTAAGATGCTGGCACACTGCGAAGCGGTTACCCCGATTCGTCGTACCGTGACCATCGAAGACGTGGGTAACTCTGCGGCCTTCCTGTGTTCTGACCTCGCGGGTGGTATCACCGGTGAAGTGGTACACGTTGATGGCGGCTTCAGCATCGCCGCGATGAACGAGCTGGAACTGAAATAA
- the sapC gene encoding putrescine export ABC transporter permease SapC encodes MPLDNVYDEKRLPSTLRRSWQRLYRDTSGMVGLYGFGILLFLCLFGGLLAPYGIDQQFLGYQLLPPSWSRYGDVSFFLGTDDLGRDVLSRLLSGVAPTVGSAMVVTLLAAVCALVLGVFAGITHGVRSAVMNHVLDTLLSIPSLLLAIIVVAFLGPRLEHAMLAVFLALIPRLVREIYTAVHDEMEKEYVVALRLDGARNLNILWNAVLPNVLPLLVSEFTRSLSMAILDIAALGFLDLGAQLPSPEWGAMLGDALELIYVAPWTVMLPGVALMVSVLIVNLLGDGIRRAVEAGVE; translated from the coding sequence ATGCCCTTAGATAATGTCTACGACGAGAAGCGGCTGCCCAGCACGCTGCGTCGCAGCTGGCAGCGCCTGTACCGCGACACCAGCGGCATGGTCGGTTTGTACGGCTTTGGCATCCTGCTGTTCCTGTGCCTGTTCGGGGGATTACTGGCGCCGTATGGTATCGATCAGCAATTCCTCGGTTATCAGTTGCTGCCGCCGTCGTGGTCGCGCTATGGCGACGTCTCCTTCTTCCTCGGTACTGACGATCTCGGGCGTGATGTCTTAAGCCGCCTGTTGAGCGGCGTGGCGCCTACCGTCGGTTCCGCGATGGTGGTGACGCTGCTGGCGGCGGTCTGCGCGCTAGTGCTGGGCGTATTTGCCGGGATCACCCACGGCGTACGTTCAGCGGTGATGAATCACGTGCTGGATACGCTGCTGTCAATTCCTTCGCTATTGCTGGCGATTATCGTGGTGGCGTTTCTTGGTCCACGGCTGGAACACGCGATGCTGGCGGTGTTTCTGGCGCTGATCCCACGTTTGGTGCGCGAGATCTATACTGCTGTGCATGATGAGATGGAAAAAGAGTATGTGGTGGCATTGCGCCTCGATGGCGCGCGCAACCTGAATATTTTATGGAACGCGGTGCTGCCCAACGTGCTGCCGCTGCTGGTGAGTGAGTTTACCCGCTCGCTGTCAATGGCGATTCTGGATATCGCCGCGCTCGGTTTCCTCGATCTTGGTGCGCAGCTGCCCTCACCCGAATGGGGAGCGATGCTGGGTGACGCGCTGGAGTTGATCTACGTCGCGCCCTGGACGGTGATGCTGCCGGGCGTGGCGCTGATGGTCAGCGTATTGATCGTTAACCTGCTGGGCGACGGTATCCGTCGCGCGGTAGAAGCGGGAGTTGAATAA
- the sapD gene encoding putrescine export ABC transporter ATP-binding protein SapD has translation MPLLDIRNLTIEFMTADGPVKAVDRINLTLTEGEVRGLVGESGSGKSLIAKAICGVTKDNWRVTADRMVFDDIDLLRLSPRERRRIVGHNVSMIFQEPQSCLDPSESIGRQLMQAIPRWTHKGRWYQRLWFWRKVRAIELLHRVGIKDHKDIMRSFPYELTDGECQKVMIAIALANQPRLLIADEPTNAMEPTTQAQIFRLLSRLNQNNNTTILLISHDLRTMSQWADRINVMYCGQTVETAQSEDLMDTPHHPYTQALIRAMPDFGSALPHKSRLNTLSGAIPSLEHLPIGCRLGPRCPYAQRKCIETPRLTGNKAHLFACHFPLNMESQ, from the coding sequence ATGCCGCTACTGGATATCCGTAATCTGACCATTGAATTTATGACCGCAGACGGTCCGGTCAAAGCGGTCGATCGTATCAATTTAACGCTCACTGAAGGGGAAGTGCGTGGGCTGGTAGGTGAATCGGGATCGGGCAAGAGCCTGATCGCTAAAGCTATCTGTGGCGTCACCAAAGATAACTGGCGCGTCACCGCCGATCGCATGGTGTTTGACGACATCGATCTCCTGCGCCTGTCGCCGCGAGAAAGGCGACGTATTGTCGGCCATAACGTATCGATGATTTTCCAGGAGCCGCAGTCCTGTCTCGATCCTTCGGAAAGTATTGGCCGCCAACTTATGCAGGCGATTCCGCGCTGGACCCACAAAGGCCGCTGGTATCAGCGTTTGTGGTTTTGGCGTAAAGTGCGCGCCATTGAGCTGTTGCACCGCGTCGGCATTAAAGATCACAAAGACATCATGCGCAGTTTTCCGTATGAATTGACCGACGGCGAATGCCAGAAAGTGATGATCGCAATCGCGCTGGCCAATCAGCCTCGCTTGCTGATTGCCGATGAACCGACCAATGCGATGGAGCCAACGACGCAGGCGCAGATTTTCCGCCTGCTGAGCCGCCTGAATCAAAACAACAACACCACGATATTGCTGATCAGCCATGACCTGCGCACCATGAGCCAATGGGCCGACCGCATTAACGTAATGTATTGCGGACAGACGGTTGAAACCGCCCAGAGCGAAGATTTAATGGATACGCCACATCATCCTTATACCCAGGCGTTGATCCGTGCGATGCCGGATTTTGGCAGCGCGCTGCCGCATAAAAGCCGGCTGAATACGCTCTCAGGTGCTATTCCGTCGCTGGAACATCTTCCGATTGGCTGCCGCCTTGGCCCGCGCTGCCCCTATGCGCAGCGCAAATGCATCGAAACACCGCGCCTGACCGGCAACAAAGCGCATCTGTTCGCCTGTCACTTCCCGTTGAATATGGAGAGCCAGTAG
- a CDS encoding LysR family transcriptional regulator, protein MDIKQLIYLTNLERERHFGRAAEASFVSQPTLSMRLKNLERELGLSLINRSNNFDGFTPEGERVLTWAREIVSVYQGLKLEVESLKHGVNGTLRLGVMPQCSVALPALLKAVEVRYPQLDYRVSAMSADQLLEALNSHTVDGGIGFFELTSLRELHFQTALLKDPGVEALFNPAHFPALLQQETITLSTLASQPLCLAEPTRYFRRYLDGQLRETGLIPRVIVESASIMQLLQSAQVGLGVMVSPCGHLLPELMQNLARRPIDIAPMGRQAALVIAEPGRASPLAQHFFDEARRHLPD, encoded by the coding sequence ATGGACATCAAACAATTAATCTACCTCACTAATCTGGAGCGCGAGCGCCACTTTGGTCGTGCAGCCGAAGCCAGTTTTGTCAGCCAGCCGACGCTGTCGATGCGTCTGAAAAACCTTGAGCGCGAATTAGGCCTTTCGCTGATTAACCGCAGCAATAATTTCGATGGCTTCACGCCAGAGGGCGAACGCGTGCTGACGTGGGCGCGGGAGATTGTATCGGTGTATCAGGGTTTGAAGCTGGAAGTTGAATCGCTTAAGCATGGCGTCAACGGCACGTTGCGGCTGGGCGTCATGCCGCAGTGCAGCGTGGCGCTGCCGGCGCTGTTGAAGGCGGTGGAGGTACGCTACCCGCAGCTCGACTATCGCGTTTCGGCGATGAGCGCCGACCAACTGCTGGAAGCGCTCAACAGCCATACCGTGGACGGCGGTATCGGGTTCTTTGAACTGACGTCACTGCGTGAGCTGCACTTCCAGACGGCACTGCTGAAAGATCCCGGCGTGGAAGCCCTGTTTAATCCGGCGCATTTTCCGGCGTTGCTGCAGCAGGAAACCATCACGCTCTCTACGCTCGCCAGCCAGCCGCTGTGCCTGGCCGAACCGACGCGCTATTTTCGGCGCTATCTCGACGGGCAACTGCGAGAAACCGGTCTGATCCCACGCGTTATCGTCGAAAGCGCCTCAATTATGCAGCTGTTGCAAAGTGCGCAGGTAGGATTGGGGGTGATGGTTTCGCCGTGCGGCCATCTGTTGCCGGAGCTGATGCAGAATCTGGCGCGGCGGCCAATTGATATCGCGCCGATGGGGCGTCAGGCGGCGCTGGTGATTGCCGAGCCGGGCAGAGCATCGCCGCTGGCTCAGCATTTCTTTGATGAAGCGCGCCGGCATCTACCCGATTAA